The Coffea arabica cultivar ET-39 chromosome 4e, Coffea Arabica ET-39 HiFi, whole genome shotgun sequence genome includes a window with the following:
- the LOC113741780 gene encoding uncharacterized protein isoform X1, producing MPGNEVGDRVHNFFAQDNLPQGQNHTQALDGNWSVLSSNLWPGSQRQVGLISTTTKNYNLQQSGSSDRGQVGNPFHGSHGLTFALSSPRPEFGKSQTQSHQPNFNVMYGNQFYQTRQDETNFLSMDTSSDQRNLTSRTIGSQQVSAPENQGKSSVRSDTSGPPVGFDFFGGQQQMNHQQLSMLQSLQHQSPGPNDIQVQQFMLMRMQELQRQQQLQQMDARQQGLLNQMPPFARQSSGSQPTPLISSAVNSDALGYHWASEFGNANWVQQHPPAMQGSSNGLVFSPNQGQTQRMVDLVPQQVEQSLYGVPISSSRGSLNQYPQMVTEKPSAQQQVSFGNSLPGNQYTAFPGQVSMHDRNSIARQRFQAENSFGHGSGQALGSGIDMENVHQANSMQRNEQTGEFRRRQEQLVPPETLQGKTERQDIASRDDVTLDPTEERILYGSDDIWAAFGKGPNMGAEGSNPFDGAGLSGFSSIQSGTWSALMQSAVAETSGSDTGLQEEWSGLTFQNNDIPSGNQHVLSCDDGRKLQTPLANDHLPMASSFASGTAPPSGDSNMVKNYQNALGFQQFERKFSYETAQRLQANPSQGLDQSSADGGRWSNGIPVLKSGAEGSQLHGNLSHSLDAESSASRQLLNKPNGWNVFGSITPYEDAGVTVQGTENSLQHSQSNDHKQTMHREVVDGGALFNSHSGRDAASEMEQVKSALRSSQLNKEGFRSNNAAALSDSSTIRAGEGSSQFLPNSYHLNSWKNADPLVNYKAGEVLGGSQHGNKICSSKEEGRGHDMENSDKQENSNDSYRSNMSHHTSAGCQKENAAADAIDSRTLSAGNQKSSNQMARKNLTSRKFQFHPMGNLDDDVELPCGSKKPIHSQPASHFGQSKLFSQVPKNSVDTEKGQSADMQRNNKGFDEVHSPGNFPGSVPNISSPFNRSLDLGTQDKTSQSSRNMLELLHKVDQSREHAAMMHAIASEPNAASETAQAENSDGSVSRLQRSQSSNSQGFGLQLGPPMQRLPIPSQSLSSQNSLQGVSSLLLTTHAASEIGQKGQAPLVPSSFVQSMPSSSERSLGENNRAGVPGQTGSQSSPYNMTGNFSSPFNSGFPHSRGQLQIQEIAWASGQLSRSSQSLETSFPNEAASIPQGNFVLSGTKQISTNILPGKILATQVSAGKPVLVSQPSTVSNTSLQGTSSKALPNMWSNVTAAQHLLGAQFRKVSSQFPQSNQTNVGNLTSASLNQCDQDGKQGNLQSEFGANCVNAQGFRSEEEQLTKERASQQPSSENMNLVQKMNESQGKEPIVRTLSDGSAANSVSTQRDIEAFGRSLKPNNLLQQNYSLLNQMQAMKSADDDPSTRVLKRMKGSDNGLGGQLVPPIAGQSNDLTAVVGDALVPRKTLPSVDPTMLSFSAPENSMERNLASEHGNIASQSVLAFSRDGSQSSNSAASTKIDHSKISPQMAPSWFNQYGTFKNGQILPMYDARKPVIFKTGEQPFTLGKSSSGLHTLNSMEPSSAAAVETNQVGSIRHTATPSLAAEYLSSHILPSIASGQHPVISKTKKRKSATYELNPWHKEVSQGSRCLKNISMAEIGWAKAANRLVDKVEDDVELMEDGSLMLKPKRRLILTAQLMQKLLRPPPAAILSLDANLEYESVGYSISRLALGDACSLVSLANDKSNMLRDSINRDIDECRTSESVEDQLLLKVMDDFTARARRLEDEFLRLDKRVSVLDLVVECQDLEKFSVINRFAKFHGRGQADNNEAASSSNAAANTQKPHPQRYVTALPLPRNLPTRVQCCSL from the exons ATGCCTGGCAACGAAGTTGGAGATAGAGTTCACAATTTTTTTGCACAAGATAATTTGCCCCAGGGACAGAATCATACACAAGCTCTGGATGGGAATTGGTCTGTCTTAAGTAGTAATTTGTGGCCTGGAAGCCAGAGACAAGTTGGTCTAATAAGTACCACCACAAAAAACTACAATCTACAGCAATCAGGTA GTAGTGATAGAGGACAGGTTGGTAACCCATTCCATGGATCACATGGCTTGACCTTTGCTCTATCATCTCCAAGGCCTGAATTTGGTAAGAGTCAGACGCAAAGCCATCAACCAAATTTCAATGTCATGTATGGCAATCAGTTCTACCAGACGAGGCAAGATGAAACAAATTTTCTGTCAATGGATACAAGTTCCGATCAGCGTAATCTAACCTCGAGAACTATAGGATCACAACAAGTTAGTGCTCCTGAAAATCAAGGAAAATCTTCAGTTAGGTCCGATACGTCTGGACCCCCTGTAGGTTTTGACTTTTTTGGTGGTCAACAGCAGATGAACCATCAGCAATTAAGTATGCTGCAGTCTTTGCAGCATCAGTCGCCTGGGCCAAATGATATCCAAGTGCAGCAATTTATGCTCATGAGGATgcaggagcttcaaaggcagcAGCAACTTCAGCAAATGGATGCAAGGCAGCAGGGTCTACTTAATCAGATGCCTCCCTTTGCCAGACAGTCATCTGGTAGCCAACCCACTCCTCTGATTAGCAGTGCTGTCAACTCTGATGCATTGGGTTACCATTGGGCAAGTGAGTTTGGTAATGCAAACTGGGTGCAGCAGCATCCACCAGCTATGCAAGGATCCTCAAATGGACTTGTTTTTTCACCCAATCAAGGTCAGACACAGCGAATGGTAGATTTAGTTCCTCAACAGGTTGAACAATCTCTTTATGGAGTTCCTATATCTAGCTCCAGAGGCAGTCTAAATCAATATCCTCAGATGGTGACAGAAAAACCTTCAGCTCAGCAACAAGTAAGCTTTGGTAACTCTCTTCCTGGTAACCAGTATACAGCATTTCCTGGTCAAGTTAGTATGCACGATAGGAATTCAATTGCTAGGCAGAGATTTCAAGCTGAAAATTCTTTTGGACATGGTTCTGGTCAAGCTTTAGGTAGTGGAATAGATATGGAGAATGTCCACCAAGCGAACTCCATGCAGAGAAATGAACAGACAGGGGAATTCCGTCGGAGGCAGGAACAACTGGTTCCACCTGAGACCTTGCAGGGAAAAACAGAGAGACAAGATATTGCTTCAAGGGATGATGTTACCTTAGATCCTACAGAAGAGCGGATTTTGTATGGTTCAGATGATATCTGGGCTGCCTTTGGAAAGGGCCCTAACATGGGGGCAGAGGGCTCTAATCCGTTCGATGGTGCAGGATTGAGTGGATTTTCTTCCATTCAAAGTGGCACTTGGAGTGCTCTTATGCAGTCTGCTGTTGCAGAAACTTCTGGTAGTGACACTGGGTTACAAGAAGAATGGAGTGGTTTAACGTTTCAAAATAATGATATTCCTTCAGGGAATCAGCATGTACTGTCATGTGATGATGGTAGGAAGCTGCAGACACCTTTGGCCAATGACCATTTGCCCATGGCATCATCTTTTGCTTCAGGAACCGCTCCTCCATCAGGTGACTCAAACATGGTGAAAAACTATCAGAATGCCCTGGGATTCCAGCAATTTGAACGCAAATTTTCATATGAAACTGCTCAAAGACTGcaggcaaatccttctcaaggaCTTGATCAATCCTCTGCAGATGGTGGAAGGTGGTCAAATGGTATTCCAGTTCTGAAGTCTGGTGCTGAAGGGAGTCAATTGCATGGAAATTTATCTCATTCTCTTGATGCTGAGAGCAGTGCATCTAGACAACTGTTAAATAAACCAAACGGCTGGAATGTTTTTGGGTCCATAACACCCTATGAAGATGCGGGAGTAACTGTTCAAGGGACTGAAAACTCATTGCAACATTCTCAAAGCAATGATCATAAGCAAACTATGCATAGGGAAGTGGTTGATGGTGGAGCCCTGTTTAACTCTCATTCTGGTCGTGATGCAGCATCTGAAATGGAGCAGGTAAAATCTGCCTTGAGAAGTTCCCAATTGAATAAAGAGGGCTTTCGATCAAATAATGCTGCTGCATTATCGGATTCAAGTACCATAAGGGCTGGTGAGGGAAGTAGTCAGTTTCTTCCAAACAGTTATCATCTCAATTCTTGGAAAAATGCTGATCCATTGGTTAATTATAAAGCTGGTGAAGTTCTAGGAGGTTCACAGCATGGGAATAAGATTTGCTCTAGTAAGGAGGAAGGTAGAGGGCATGATATGGAGAATAGTGATAAACAGGAGAACTCTAACGACAGCTACCGCTCTAATATGTCCCACCATACTTCCGCTGGTTGTCAAAAGGAAAATGCTGCTGCAGATGCTATTGATTCAAGGACTTTGTCTGCTGGCAATCAAAAGTCATCCAATCAAATGGCTAGGAAAAATCTGACTTCTCGGAAGTTTCAATTTCATCCCATGGGAAACTTGGATGATGATGTTGAACTTCCTTGTGGATCAAAAAAGCCAATCCATTCACAGCCGGCGTCTCATTTTGGGCAGTCAAAGTTATTCAGTCAGGTGCCGAAAAATTCAGTTGACACAGAAAAG GGGCAATCAGCTGATATGCAAAGGAACAACAAAGGATTTGATGAGGTGCACTCCCCAGGCAACTTCCCCGGTTCAGTTCCCAATATATCTTCTCCATTCAACAGATCTTTGGATTTAGGCACACAAGACAAGACTTCTCAATCGAG TCGAAACATGCTAGAGCTACTTCACAAGGTTGATCAGTCAAGGGAGCATGCTGCTATGATGCATGCCATTGCTTCTGAGCCCAATGCAGCGTCTGAGACAGCTCAAGCAGAAAACTCTGATGGGTCTGTTAGTCGGCTTCAACGGAGCCAGTCTTCCAACTCTCAGGGCTTTGGTTTACAACTTGGTCCTCCAATGCAACGGCTGCCAATACCAAGCCAGTCCTTGTCCTCTCAAAACTCCCTGCAGGGCGTAAGCTCCTTGCTTCTAACCACCCATGCTGCATCTGAAATTGGACAGAAGGGTCAAGCACCGTTGGTTCCCTCATCTTTTGTTCAGTCTATGCCTTCTTCCAGTGAAAGATCGCTTGGAGAGAATAATAGAGCTGGAGTACCTGGTCAGACGGGCAGTCAAAGCTCCCCATATAACATGACTGGAAACTTCTCTTCACCGTTTAATTCTGGTTTTCCTCATTCAAGAGGTCAGCTACAAATTCAAGAGATTGCTTGGGCTAGTGGACAGTTGTCAAGATCTAGTCAATCTCTGGAGACCTCTTTTCCTAATGAGGCTGCGAGCATTCCTCAAGGTAATTTTGTTTTATCAGGTACCAAGCAAATCAGTACAAACATTCTGCCTGGAAAAATTCTAGCCACACAAGTTTCAGCTGGCAAGCCTGTACTTGTTTCTCAGCCTTCAACTGTGTCTAATACTTCTCTGCAAGGCACCTCCTCTAAAGCATTGCCAAATATGTGGAGCAATGTCACTGCAGCACAACATTTATTGGGTGCTCAGTTTCGTAAGGTGTCTTCACAATTTCCCCAGTCAAATCAAACGAATGTTGGAAATTTAACTTCTGCTTCTCTAAATCAATGTGATCAAGATGGTAAACAAGGAAACCTTCAATCTGAGTTTGGTGCAAATTGTGTGAATGCACAAGGCTTCCGTTCTGAGGAAGAACAGCTTACAAAGGAACGTGCTAGCCAGCAACCTTCATCAGAAAATATGAACCTTGTTCAGAAGATGAATGAATCACAGGGAAAGGAACCCATTGTAAGGACTTTATCAGATGGATCTGCTGCAAATTCTGTATCAACGCAAAGAGATATTGAAGCCTTTGGCCGGTCTCTGAAACCAAATAACTTGCTTCAGCAAAATTATTCATTGTTGAACCAAATGCAGGCCATGAAGAGTGCAGACGACGATCCAAGCACTAGGGTCTTGAAAAGAATGAAAGGATCAGATAATGGTCTAGGTGGTCAGCTTGTACCTCCTATAGCTGGGCAATCAAATGATCTCACTGCTGTCGTTGGAGATGCATTAGTTCCCCGGAAGACACTTCCTTCTGTAGATCCTACCATGCTAAGCTTCTCAGCACCTGAAAATAGTATGGAAAGGAATCTTGCTTCTGAACATGGTAATATAGCGTCTCAGAGTGtgcttgcatttagtcgagatGGTTCTCAGAGCAGTAATAGTGCTGCCTCGACCAAAATTGACCACTCTAAGATCAGTCCCCAGATGGCTCCTTCCTGGTTTAATCAGTATGGAACCTTCAAAAATGGGCAGATCTTGCCTATGTATGATGCACGCAAACCTGTCATTTTTAAGACTGGGGAACAGCCTTTCACTCTTGGAAAATCTTCCAGTGGCTTGCACACCCTCAATTCAATGGAGCCATCGAGTGCTGCTGCTGTGGAAACGAATCAAGTTGGTAGCATCAGGCATACGGCAACCCCCTCACTAGCAGCTGAGTATTTATCTTCTCATATTTTGCCTTCCATTGCCAGTGGTCAGCATCCAGTAATATCGAAAACCAAGAAGCGCAAGAGTGCTACTTATGAACTTAATCCCTGGCACAAAGAAGTGTCACAAGGTTCCCGATGTCTTAAAAATATCAG CATGGCAGAGATTGGGTGGGCTAAAGCAGCAAACCGACTTGTTGACAAG GTTGAAGATGATGTTGAATTGATGGAAGATGGATCACTGATGCTTAAACCAAAAAGAAGGCTTATCTTGACAGCACAACTTATGCAAAAATTACTTCGCCCTCCACCAGCAGCAATACTGTCTCTGGATGCTAATTTAGAGTATGAGAGTGTGGGTTACTCGATTTCTAGATTAGCATTAGGTGATGCATGCAGTCTTGTCTCACTCGCAAATGACAAGTCCAATATGCTACGTGATAGCATAAACAg GGATATTGATGAATGCAGAACATCAGAAAGCGTTGAAGATCAGCTTCTGTTGAAAGTCATGGATGATTTCACAGCAAGAGCAAGAAGGCTTGAAGATGAATTTTTGCG GTTGGACAAGAGAGTGTCAGTTTTGGACTTGGTAGTGGAATGTCAAGATCTAGAGAAGTTCTCGGTGATTAATCGTTTTGCTAAATTCCATGGACGAGGGCAGGCTGACAATAATGAGGCTGCATCTTCGTCTAATGCAGCTGCTAATACTCAGAAACCCCATCCTCAGAGATATGTTACTGCTCTTCCTTTGCCTAGGAATCTCCCCACCAGAGTACAATGTTGTTCATTATGA
- the LOC113741780 gene encoding uncharacterized protein isoform X2 codes for MPGNEVGDRVHNFFAQDNLPQGQNHTQALDGNWSVLSSNLWPGSQRQVGLISTTTKNYNLQQSGSDRGQVGNPFHGSHGLTFALSSPRPEFGKSQTQSHQPNFNVMYGNQFYQTRQDETNFLSMDTSSDQRNLTSRTIGSQQVSAPENQGKSSVRSDTSGPPVGFDFFGGQQQMNHQQLSMLQSLQHQSPGPNDIQVQQFMLMRMQELQRQQQLQQMDARQQGLLNQMPPFARQSSGSQPTPLISSAVNSDALGYHWASEFGNANWVQQHPPAMQGSSNGLVFSPNQGQTQRMVDLVPQQVEQSLYGVPISSSRGSLNQYPQMVTEKPSAQQQVSFGNSLPGNQYTAFPGQVSMHDRNSIARQRFQAENSFGHGSGQALGSGIDMENVHQANSMQRNEQTGEFRRRQEQLVPPETLQGKTERQDIASRDDVTLDPTEERILYGSDDIWAAFGKGPNMGAEGSNPFDGAGLSGFSSIQSGTWSALMQSAVAETSGSDTGLQEEWSGLTFQNNDIPSGNQHVLSCDDGRKLQTPLANDHLPMASSFASGTAPPSGDSNMVKNYQNALGFQQFERKFSYETAQRLQANPSQGLDQSSADGGRWSNGIPVLKSGAEGSQLHGNLSHSLDAESSASRQLLNKPNGWNVFGSITPYEDAGVTVQGTENSLQHSQSNDHKQTMHREVVDGGALFNSHSGRDAASEMEQVKSALRSSQLNKEGFRSNNAAALSDSSTIRAGEGSSQFLPNSYHLNSWKNADPLVNYKAGEVLGGSQHGNKICSSKEEGRGHDMENSDKQENSNDSYRSNMSHHTSAGCQKENAAADAIDSRTLSAGNQKSSNQMARKNLTSRKFQFHPMGNLDDDVELPCGSKKPIHSQPASHFGQSKLFSQVPKNSVDTEKGQSADMQRNNKGFDEVHSPGNFPGSVPNISSPFNRSLDLGTQDKTSQSSRNMLELLHKVDQSREHAAMMHAIASEPNAASETAQAENSDGSVSRLQRSQSSNSQGFGLQLGPPMQRLPIPSQSLSSQNSLQGVSSLLLTTHAASEIGQKGQAPLVPSSFVQSMPSSSERSLGENNRAGVPGQTGSQSSPYNMTGNFSSPFNSGFPHSRGQLQIQEIAWASGQLSRSSQSLETSFPNEAASIPQGNFVLSGTKQISTNILPGKILATQVSAGKPVLVSQPSTVSNTSLQGTSSKALPNMWSNVTAAQHLLGAQFRKVSSQFPQSNQTNVGNLTSASLNQCDQDGKQGNLQSEFGANCVNAQGFRSEEEQLTKERASQQPSSENMNLVQKMNESQGKEPIVRTLSDGSAANSVSTQRDIEAFGRSLKPNNLLQQNYSLLNQMQAMKSADDDPSTRVLKRMKGSDNGLGGQLVPPIAGQSNDLTAVVGDALVPRKTLPSVDPTMLSFSAPENSMERNLASEHGNIASQSVLAFSRDGSQSSNSAASTKIDHSKISPQMAPSWFNQYGTFKNGQILPMYDARKPVIFKTGEQPFTLGKSSSGLHTLNSMEPSSAAAVETNQVGSIRHTATPSLAAEYLSSHILPSIASGQHPVISKTKKRKSATYELNPWHKEVSQGSRCLKNISMAEIGWAKAANRLVDKVEDDVELMEDGSLMLKPKRRLILTAQLMQKLLRPPPAAILSLDANLEYESVGYSISRLALGDACSLVSLANDKSNMLRDSINRDIDECRTSESVEDQLLLKVMDDFTARARRLEDEFLRLDKRVSVLDLVVECQDLEKFSVINRFAKFHGRGQADNNEAASSSNAAANTQKPHPQRYVTALPLPRNLPTRVQCCSL; via the exons ATGCCTGGCAACGAAGTTGGAGATAGAGTTCACAATTTTTTTGCACAAGATAATTTGCCCCAGGGACAGAATCATACACAAGCTCTGGATGGGAATTGGTCTGTCTTAAGTAGTAATTTGTGGCCTGGAAGCCAGAGACAAGTTGGTCTAATAAGTACCACCACAAAAAACTACAATCTACAGCAATCAG GTAGTGATAGAGGACAGGTTGGTAACCCATTCCATGGATCACATGGCTTGACCTTTGCTCTATCATCTCCAAGGCCTGAATTTGGTAAGAGTCAGACGCAAAGCCATCAACCAAATTTCAATGTCATGTATGGCAATCAGTTCTACCAGACGAGGCAAGATGAAACAAATTTTCTGTCAATGGATACAAGTTCCGATCAGCGTAATCTAACCTCGAGAACTATAGGATCACAACAAGTTAGTGCTCCTGAAAATCAAGGAAAATCTTCAGTTAGGTCCGATACGTCTGGACCCCCTGTAGGTTTTGACTTTTTTGGTGGTCAACAGCAGATGAACCATCAGCAATTAAGTATGCTGCAGTCTTTGCAGCATCAGTCGCCTGGGCCAAATGATATCCAAGTGCAGCAATTTATGCTCATGAGGATgcaggagcttcaaaggcagcAGCAACTTCAGCAAATGGATGCAAGGCAGCAGGGTCTACTTAATCAGATGCCTCCCTTTGCCAGACAGTCATCTGGTAGCCAACCCACTCCTCTGATTAGCAGTGCTGTCAACTCTGATGCATTGGGTTACCATTGGGCAAGTGAGTTTGGTAATGCAAACTGGGTGCAGCAGCATCCACCAGCTATGCAAGGATCCTCAAATGGACTTGTTTTTTCACCCAATCAAGGTCAGACACAGCGAATGGTAGATTTAGTTCCTCAACAGGTTGAACAATCTCTTTATGGAGTTCCTATATCTAGCTCCAGAGGCAGTCTAAATCAATATCCTCAGATGGTGACAGAAAAACCTTCAGCTCAGCAACAAGTAAGCTTTGGTAACTCTCTTCCTGGTAACCAGTATACAGCATTTCCTGGTCAAGTTAGTATGCACGATAGGAATTCAATTGCTAGGCAGAGATTTCAAGCTGAAAATTCTTTTGGACATGGTTCTGGTCAAGCTTTAGGTAGTGGAATAGATATGGAGAATGTCCACCAAGCGAACTCCATGCAGAGAAATGAACAGACAGGGGAATTCCGTCGGAGGCAGGAACAACTGGTTCCACCTGAGACCTTGCAGGGAAAAACAGAGAGACAAGATATTGCTTCAAGGGATGATGTTACCTTAGATCCTACAGAAGAGCGGATTTTGTATGGTTCAGATGATATCTGGGCTGCCTTTGGAAAGGGCCCTAACATGGGGGCAGAGGGCTCTAATCCGTTCGATGGTGCAGGATTGAGTGGATTTTCTTCCATTCAAAGTGGCACTTGGAGTGCTCTTATGCAGTCTGCTGTTGCAGAAACTTCTGGTAGTGACACTGGGTTACAAGAAGAATGGAGTGGTTTAACGTTTCAAAATAATGATATTCCTTCAGGGAATCAGCATGTACTGTCATGTGATGATGGTAGGAAGCTGCAGACACCTTTGGCCAATGACCATTTGCCCATGGCATCATCTTTTGCTTCAGGAACCGCTCCTCCATCAGGTGACTCAAACATGGTGAAAAACTATCAGAATGCCCTGGGATTCCAGCAATTTGAACGCAAATTTTCATATGAAACTGCTCAAAGACTGcaggcaaatccttctcaaggaCTTGATCAATCCTCTGCAGATGGTGGAAGGTGGTCAAATGGTATTCCAGTTCTGAAGTCTGGTGCTGAAGGGAGTCAATTGCATGGAAATTTATCTCATTCTCTTGATGCTGAGAGCAGTGCATCTAGACAACTGTTAAATAAACCAAACGGCTGGAATGTTTTTGGGTCCATAACACCCTATGAAGATGCGGGAGTAACTGTTCAAGGGACTGAAAACTCATTGCAACATTCTCAAAGCAATGATCATAAGCAAACTATGCATAGGGAAGTGGTTGATGGTGGAGCCCTGTTTAACTCTCATTCTGGTCGTGATGCAGCATCTGAAATGGAGCAGGTAAAATCTGCCTTGAGAAGTTCCCAATTGAATAAAGAGGGCTTTCGATCAAATAATGCTGCTGCATTATCGGATTCAAGTACCATAAGGGCTGGTGAGGGAAGTAGTCAGTTTCTTCCAAACAGTTATCATCTCAATTCTTGGAAAAATGCTGATCCATTGGTTAATTATAAAGCTGGTGAAGTTCTAGGAGGTTCACAGCATGGGAATAAGATTTGCTCTAGTAAGGAGGAAGGTAGAGGGCATGATATGGAGAATAGTGATAAACAGGAGAACTCTAACGACAGCTACCGCTCTAATATGTCCCACCATACTTCCGCTGGTTGTCAAAAGGAAAATGCTGCTGCAGATGCTATTGATTCAAGGACTTTGTCTGCTGGCAATCAAAAGTCATCCAATCAAATGGCTAGGAAAAATCTGACTTCTCGGAAGTTTCAATTTCATCCCATGGGAAACTTGGATGATGATGTTGAACTTCCTTGTGGATCAAAAAAGCCAATCCATTCACAGCCGGCGTCTCATTTTGGGCAGTCAAAGTTATTCAGTCAGGTGCCGAAAAATTCAGTTGACACAGAAAAG GGGCAATCAGCTGATATGCAAAGGAACAACAAAGGATTTGATGAGGTGCACTCCCCAGGCAACTTCCCCGGTTCAGTTCCCAATATATCTTCTCCATTCAACAGATCTTTGGATTTAGGCACACAAGACAAGACTTCTCAATCGAG TCGAAACATGCTAGAGCTACTTCACAAGGTTGATCAGTCAAGGGAGCATGCTGCTATGATGCATGCCATTGCTTCTGAGCCCAATGCAGCGTCTGAGACAGCTCAAGCAGAAAACTCTGATGGGTCTGTTAGTCGGCTTCAACGGAGCCAGTCTTCCAACTCTCAGGGCTTTGGTTTACAACTTGGTCCTCCAATGCAACGGCTGCCAATACCAAGCCAGTCCTTGTCCTCTCAAAACTCCCTGCAGGGCGTAAGCTCCTTGCTTCTAACCACCCATGCTGCATCTGAAATTGGACAGAAGGGTCAAGCACCGTTGGTTCCCTCATCTTTTGTTCAGTCTATGCCTTCTTCCAGTGAAAGATCGCTTGGAGAGAATAATAGAGCTGGAGTACCTGGTCAGACGGGCAGTCAAAGCTCCCCATATAACATGACTGGAAACTTCTCTTCACCGTTTAATTCTGGTTTTCCTCATTCAAGAGGTCAGCTACAAATTCAAGAGATTGCTTGGGCTAGTGGACAGTTGTCAAGATCTAGTCAATCTCTGGAGACCTCTTTTCCTAATGAGGCTGCGAGCATTCCTCAAGGTAATTTTGTTTTATCAGGTACCAAGCAAATCAGTACAAACATTCTGCCTGGAAAAATTCTAGCCACACAAGTTTCAGCTGGCAAGCCTGTACTTGTTTCTCAGCCTTCAACTGTGTCTAATACTTCTCTGCAAGGCACCTCCTCTAAAGCATTGCCAAATATGTGGAGCAATGTCACTGCAGCACAACATTTATTGGGTGCTCAGTTTCGTAAGGTGTCTTCACAATTTCCCCAGTCAAATCAAACGAATGTTGGAAATTTAACTTCTGCTTCTCTAAATCAATGTGATCAAGATGGTAAACAAGGAAACCTTCAATCTGAGTTTGGTGCAAATTGTGTGAATGCACAAGGCTTCCGTTCTGAGGAAGAACAGCTTACAAAGGAACGTGCTAGCCAGCAACCTTCATCAGAAAATATGAACCTTGTTCAGAAGATGAATGAATCACAGGGAAAGGAACCCATTGTAAGGACTTTATCAGATGGATCTGCTGCAAATTCTGTATCAACGCAAAGAGATATTGAAGCCTTTGGCCGGTCTCTGAAACCAAATAACTTGCTTCAGCAAAATTATTCATTGTTGAACCAAATGCAGGCCATGAAGAGTGCAGACGACGATCCAAGCACTAGGGTCTTGAAAAGAATGAAAGGATCAGATAATGGTCTAGGTGGTCAGCTTGTACCTCCTATAGCTGGGCAATCAAATGATCTCACTGCTGTCGTTGGAGATGCATTAGTTCCCCGGAAGACACTTCCTTCTGTAGATCCTACCATGCTAAGCTTCTCAGCACCTGAAAATAGTATGGAAAGGAATCTTGCTTCTGAACATGGTAATATAGCGTCTCAGAGTGtgcttgcatttagtcgagatGGTTCTCAGAGCAGTAATAGTGCTGCCTCGACCAAAATTGACCACTCTAAGATCAGTCCCCAGATGGCTCCTTCCTGGTTTAATCAGTATGGAACCTTCAAAAATGGGCAGATCTTGCCTATGTATGATGCACGCAAACCTGTCATTTTTAAGACTGGGGAACAGCCTTTCACTCTTGGAAAATCTTCCAGTGGCTTGCACACCCTCAATTCAATGGAGCCATCGAGTGCTGCTGCTGTGGAAACGAATCAAGTTGGTAGCATCAGGCATACGGCAACCCCCTCACTAGCAGCTGAGTATTTATCTTCTCATATTTTGCCTTCCATTGCCAGTGGTCAGCATCCAGTAATATCGAAAACCAAGAAGCGCAAGAGTGCTACTTATGAACTTAATCCCTGGCACAAAGAAGTGTCACAAGGTTCCCGATGTCTTAAAAATATCAG CATGGCAGAGATTGGGTGGGCTAAAGCAGCAAACCGACTTGTTGACAAG GTTGAAGATGATGTTGAATTGATGGAAGATGGATCACTGATGCTTAAACCAAAAAGAAGGCTTATCTTGACAGCACAACTTATGCAAAAATTACTTCGCCCTCCACCAGCAGCAATACTGTCTCTGGATGCTAATTTAGAGTATGAGAGTGTGGGTTACTCGATTTCTAGATTAGCATTAGGTGATGCATGCAGTCTTGTCTCACTCGCAAATGACAAGTCCAATATGCTACGTGATAGCATAAACAg GGATATTGATGAATGCAGAACATCAGAAAGCGTTGAAGATCAGCTTCTGTTGAAAGTCATGGATGATTTCACAGCAAGAGCAAGAAGGCTTGAAGATGAATTTTTGCG GTTGGACAAGAGAGTGTCAGTTTTGGACTTGGTAGTGGAATGTCAAGATCTAGAGAAGTTCTCGGTGATTAATCGTTTTGCTAAATTCCATGGACGAGGGCAGGCTGACAATAATGAGGCTGCATCTTCGTCTAATGCAGCTGCTAATACTCAGAAACCCCATCCTCAGAGATATGTTACTGCTCTTCCTTTGCCTAGGAATCTCCCCACCAGAGTACAATGTTGTTCATTATGA